In the genome of Chaetodon auriga isolate fChaAug3 chromosome 15, fChaAug3.hap1, whole genome shotgun sequence, one region contains:
- the robo4 gene encoding roundabout homolog 4 isoform X2, with amino-acid sequence MRVAAWLLWVIWFYTWAEYSQRCKCQDVCATEPGLNKGSKSQVNEHVLHGVRHQHTPHRSRPHRRKGSRVRAEETPPRIVHHPSDVVVKVGNPATLSCRADGSPKVTIEWLRNGQPLEMTKGDGLQPIALSEGSLFFLSVGDGRRGPSHEGVYTCVARNSAGKATSRNASLYVAVLQEEFSVQPSDVEVAEGEVAILNCGPPLGHPEPNVIWKKDGFPISSTDHYYTVLSGRLIIAPAQKNHSGAYVCVASNIAGVRKSRAARLSVLAKPVLVLKPENVSVRMGESAQFYCQAKGDPSPAVVWSREQGPLPNGRYLVNPDQTLQIHYVTAQDAGRYTCTAANDVGVATASAQLQVEEAASTKQKDLHKELSALRVALENVTIVAPGSNTSQVQWKLQSLPAQPHYLDGFEVLYRSLLPASSDWAAKKVTLPSFQTQVGPLKRGYKYEFKVRPYGSNLYGRESNTRLLRVPERVPSASPLSVSITVSHEQNNTIHLSWGPPPPDTHNGIIQGYQVWCVESEEQRYQNWTVDSGQHNLDISTLKPGKRYWLTIAAVNGAGVGMLSDPHGFVINPQIGSSHESDSQRGDLSQVLAMLQDPVLIGSIGALLWCGLMVAAVCLFKHHRGTGHLIPGRGRAKGLHRLASEDLIIKHRMAAPDSPWISGAWRPALNQKYQDLWAQGQKHPGIRSTSLPVSSKKDPSCLDSAVPIVTDSCGVYGTFYVDLMGNGLKTFNSPGRCPKMPHGLLHQQGTETIQIFTQPVATTSALGSQEVLPWKQAIRPQPKMGVLRESWEKNHSKQELHAVNSVPIVPTRNQACPSSMYKQRLSHIPSRQHAGHPECSKVAGCPRLLHYSASLHLVDMLPPPPPIPKEDTMDTHSLTSDEGSSRSTKLTVDMGSLQSLCAASGHCGQPGPTTTNTNCPSYSHLSTASYYMSVDDDQGGTLTAEEATQYLELSPKPERCSALPEQRPSLPHPFSPTLGYICGPVHSTQMEDDPATDEHEAPPIGLRHARLQSSPSSCYSEWDSSLWNTWSSVMDGNMASTRTSLISSVDSCYTNDSTNFARLLALAAETMSGTSLSDFSPPASPLSALYPSFRAESDSFGELEPVPAWDWNMAWVEEMEAKYRSHYPDRQTRPFDA; translated from the exons GTTCCAGAGTTCGTGCAGAGGAGACACCACCCCGCATTGTCCACCACCCCTCTGACGTGGTGGTGAAAGTGGGGAATCCTGCCACACTCTCCTGCCGGGCGGATGGCAGCCCCAAGGTGACCATCGAGTGGCTGCGAAATGGCCAGCCTTTGGAGATGACCAAGGGAGATGGATTGCAGCCCATAGCTTTGTCAGAGGGGAGCCTCTTCTTCCTGAGCGTAGGAGACGGCAGACGAGGGCCGTCGCATGAAGGTGTCTACACCTGTGTGGCCAGAAACAGTGCAGGCAAGGCCACCAGCCGGAATGCATCTCTGTATGTTGCAG TGTTGCAGGAAGAGTTCAGTGTGCAGCCCAGTGATGTGGAGGTGGCAGAGGGGGAGGTGGCCATCTTAAACTGTGGACCCCCATTGGGACACCCTGAACCTAATGTTATCTGGAAGAAGGACGGTTTTCCCATCAGCAGCACTGATCATTACTACACT GTGCTGAGTGGGAGGCTTATCATCGCTCCTGCACAGAAGAACCACTCtggtgcttatgtgtgtgtggctagcAACATTGCGGGAGTGAGAAAGAGCAGGGCAGCTCGACTTTCTGTGTTGG CCAAACCTGTGTTGGTGCTGAAGccagaaaatgtttctgtgaggATGGGGGAGTCTGCCCAGTTCTACTGCCAAGCTAAAGGTGACCCCTCACCTGCTGTGGTCTGGAGCAGGGAGCAGGGGCCTCTGCCCAACGGCAG GTATCTTGTAAACCCAGACCAGACCCTCCAAATCCATTATGTGACAGCCCAGGATGCTGGGAGGTACACCTGCACTGCTGCCAATGATGTAGGTGTGGCCACTGCCAGCGCACAGCTACAAGTTGAAG AGGCTGCCAGCACTAAACAGAAAGACCTCCACAAAGAGCTGTCAGCCCTGCGAGTTGCTCTGGAAAATGTCACCATTGTGGCCCCTGGGTCTAACACATCCCAAGTACAATGGAAG CTCCAGTCCCTCCCAGCCCAGCCGCATTACCTTGATGGCTTTGAGGTTCTCTATCGttctctgctgcctgccagCTCTGACTGGGCAGCAAAGAAGGTGACACTGCCCAGCTTCCAGACTCAGGTGGGCCCCTTGAAGAGAGGCTACAAGTATGAGTTCAAAGTTCGTCCCTATGGCAGCAACTTGTATGGGAGGGAGAGCAACACCCGCCTCCTAAGAGTCCCTGAGAGGG TGCCCAGTGCCTCCCCACTGAGTGTGTCCATAACAGTGAGCCATGAGCAGAATAATACCATCCATTTGAGCTGggggcctcctcctcctgacaccCACAATGGTATCATACAGGGTTACCAG gtGTGGTGTGTGGAGTCTGAGGAGCAGCGGTACCAAAACTGGACAGTGGATAGTGGCCAACACAACCTTGACATCTCTACCCTTAAACCAGGGAAACGGTATTGGCTCACCATAGCAGCTGTCAATGGAGCTGGAGTAGGAATGCTGAGTGACCCCCATGGATTTGTCATCA aCCCACAAATTGGAAGCTCCCATGAGTCAGACAGCCAGAGAGGGGATCTGTCTCAGGTCCTGGCTATGCTTCAGGACCCAGTGTTGATCGGCAGCATTGGTGCCCTCCTGTGGTGTGGTTTGATGGTTGCAGCTGTCTGCCTCTTCAAACATCACAGGGGGACAGGCCATCTGATACCGGGACGTGGCAGGGCTAAAG gtTTGCACAGACTAGCCAGTGAAGAcctcatcataaaacacag GATGGCAGCTCCAGACTCCCCTTGGATCTCTGGAGCCTGGAGACCTGCCCTCAACCAGAAGTATCAGGACTTATGGGCCCAAGGTCAGAAACATCCAGGGATCAGGAGCACTA GCCTCCCAGTCTCATCCAAGAAGGACCCCAGCTGCCTGGATTCAGCTGTCCCCATTGTGACCGACAGCTGTGGTGTCTATGGCACATTTTATGTGGACCTAATGGGCAATGGCCTCAAGACCTTCAACAGTCCCGGGCGTTGCCCTAAAATGCCTCATGGCCTGCTCCATCAGCAAGGAACTGAGACCATCCAGATATTCACCCAGCCTGTTGCAACAACCTCAGCCCTTGGTAGCCAGGAGGTGCTACCATGGAAACAGGCCATACGTCCCCAGCCTAAGATGGGTGTGCTGAGGGAGTCATGGGAAAAGAACCACAGCAAGCAAG AGTTGCATGCAGTGAACAGTGTCCCCATAGTGCCAACCAGGAACCAGGCTTGTCCTTCCAGCATGTACAAACAGAGACTCAGTCACATACCATCACGCCAGCATG CTGGACACCCGGAGTGTAGTAAAGTTGCTGGTTGTCCTCGCCTGCTGCACTACTCTGCATCATTACACCTGGTGGACATgctcccccctccaccaccaatACCCAAAGAGGACaccatggacacacacagcctcacctcAGATGAAGG CTCCAGTCGTTCTACGAAGCTAACAGTGGACATGGGCTCTCTCCAGTCACTGTGTGCTGCATCAGGCCACTGTGGGCAACCAGgacccaccaccaccaacaccaactGCCCATCCTACAGCCACCTTTCTACTGCATCATACTACATGTCAGTGGATGATGACCAGGGTGGTACACTGACTGCAGAGGAAGCTACCCAGTATCTGGAGCTGAGTCCTAAACCTGAGAGATGCAG CGCCCTGCCTGAGCAGCGTCCCTCCCTGCCCCATCCCTTCTCCCCCACCCTGGGCTACATCTGTGGGCCAGTCCACTCCACTCAGATGGAGGATGATCCTGCCACCGATGAACATGAGGCCCCACCTATTGGTTTGCGACATGCCCGCCTGCAGAGCTCGCCTTCCTCCTGCTACAGTGAATGGGACAGCTCACTGTGGAACACCTGGAGCTCAGTCATGGACGGCAACATGGCCAGCACTCGCACCAGCCTCATCAGCTCAGTGGACAGCTGCTACACTAATGACAGCACCAACTTTGCCCGCTTGCTTGCTTTGGCAGCAGAGACCATGAGTGGAACCTCATTGTCAG aCTTCTCTCCGCCAGCCTCCCCCCTCAGCGCCTTGTATCCTTCATTTCGTGCAGAAAGCGACTCCTTCGGGGAGCTGGAGCCTGTTCCTGCGTGGGACTGGAACATGGCCTGGGTGGAGGAAATGGAGGCTAAGTACAGATCACACTATCCTGACAGACAAACCAGACCCTTTGACGCTTAG
- the robo4 gene encoding roundabout homolog 4 isoform X1, with product MRVAAWLLWVIWFYTWAEYSQRCKCQDVCATEPGLNKGSKSQVNEHVLHGVRHQHTPHRSRPHRRKGSRVRAEETPPRIVHHPSDVVVKVGNPATLSCRADGSPKVTIEWLRNGQPLEMTKGDGLQPIALSEGSLFFLSVGDGRRGPSHEGVYTCVARNSAGKATSRNASLYVAVLQEEFSVQPSDVEVAEGEVAILNCGPPLGHPEPNVIWKKDGFPISSTDHYYTVLSGRLIIAPAQKNHSGAYVCVASNIAGVRKSRAARLSVLAKPVLVLKPENVSVRMGESAQFYCQAKGDPSPAVVWSREQGPLPNGRYLVNPDQTLQIHYVTAQDAGRYTCTAANDVGVATASAQLQVEEAASTKQKDLHKELSALRVALENVTIVAPGSNTSQVQWKLQSLPAQPHYLDGFEVLYRSLLPASSDWAAKKVTLPSFQTQVGPLKRGYKYEFKVRPYGSNLYGRESNTRLLRVPERVPSASPLSVSITVSHEQNNTIHLSWGPPPPDTHNGIIQGYQVWCVESEEQRYQNWTVDSGQHNLDISTLKPGKRYWLTIAAVNGAGVGMLSDPHGFVINPQIGSSHESDSQRGDLSQVLAMLQDPVLIGSIGALLWCGLMVAAVCLFKHHRGTGHLIPGRGRAKGLHRLASEDLIIKHRMAAPDSPWISGAWRPALNQKYQDLWAQGQKHPGIRSTSLPVSSKKDPSCLDSAVPIVTDSCGVYGTFYVDLMGNGLKTFNSPGRCPKMPHGLLHQQGTETIQIFTQPVATTSALGSQEVLPWKQAIRPQPKMGVLRESWEKNHSKQELHAVNSVPIVPTRNQACPSSMYKQRLSHIPSRQHAGHPECSKVAGCPRLLHYSASLHLVDMLPPPPPIPKEDTMDTHSLTSDEGSSRSTKLTVDMGSLQSLCAASGHCGQPGPTTTNTNCPSYSHLSTASYYMSVDDDQGGTLTAEEATQYLELSPKPERCSSALPEQRPSLPHPFSPTLGYICGPVHSTQMEDDPATDEHEAPPIGLRHARLQSSPSSCYSEWDSSLWNTWSSVMDGNMASTRTSLISSVDSCYTNDSTNFARLLALAAETMSGTSLSDFSPPASPLSALYPSFRAESDSFGELEPVPAWDWNMAWVEEMEAKYRSHYPDRQTRPFDA from the exons GTTCCAGAGTTCGTGCAGAGGAGACACCACCCCGCATTGTCCACCACCCCTCTGACGTGGTGGTGAAAGTGGGGAATCCTGCCACACTCTCCTGCCGGGCGGATGGCAGCCCCAAGGTGACCATCGAGTGGCTGCGAAATGGCCAGCCTTTGGAGATGACCAAGGGAGATGGATTGCAGCCCATAGCTTTGTCAGAGGGGAGCCTCTTCTTCCTGAGCGTAGGAGACGGCAGACGAGGGCCGTCGCATGAAGGTGTCTACACCTGTGTGGCCAGAAACAGTGCAGGCAAGGCCACCAGCCGGAATGCATCTCTGTATGTTGCAG TGTTGCAGGAAGAGTTCAGTGTGCAGCCCAGTGATGTGGAGGTGGCAGAGGGGGAGGTGGCCATCTTAAACTGTGGACCCCCATTGGGACACCCTGAACCTAATGTTATCTGGAAGAAGGACGGTTTTCCCATCAGCAGCACTGATCATTACTACACT GTGCTGAGTGGGAGGCTTATCATCGCTCCTGCACAGAAGAACCACTCtggtgcttatgtgtgtgtggctagcAACATTGCGGGAGTGAGAAAGAGCAGGGCAGCTCGACTTTCTGTGTTGG CCAAACCTGTGTTGGTGCTGAAGccagaaaatgtttctgtgaggATGGGGGAGTCTGCCCAGTTCTACTGCCAAGCTAAAGGTGACCCCTCACCTGCTGTGGTCTGGAGCAGGGAGCAGGGGCCTCTGCCCAACGGCAG GTATCTTGTAAACCCAGACCAGACCCTCCAAATCCATTATGTGACAGCCCAGGATGCTGGGAGGTACACCTGCACTGCTGCCAATGATGTAGGTGTGGCCACTGCCAGCGCACAGCTACAAGTTGAAG AGGCTGCCAGCACTAAACAGAAAGACCTCCACAAAGAGCTGTCAGCCCTGCGAGTTGCTCTGGAAAATGTCACCATTGTGGCCCCTGGGTCTAACACATCCCAAGTACAATGGAAG CTCCAGTCCCTCCCAGCCCAGCCGCATTACCTTGATGGCTTTGAGGTTCTCTATCGttctctgctgcctgccagCTCTGACTGGGCAGCAAAGAAGGTGACACTGCCCAGCTTCCAGACTCAGGTGGGCCCCTTGAAGAGAGGCTACAAGTATGAGTTCAAAGTTCGTCCCTATGGCAGCAACTTGTATGGGAGGGAGAGCAACACCCGCCTCCTAAGAGTCCCTGAGAGGG TGCCCAGTGCCTCCCCACTGAGTGTGTCCATAACAGTGAGCCATGAGCAGAATAATACCATCCATTTGAGCTGggggcctcctcctcctgacaccCACAATGGTATCATACAGGGTTACCAG gtGTGGTGTGTGGAGTCTGAGGAGCAGCGGTACCAAAACTGGACAGTGGATAGTGGCCAACACAACCTTGACATCTCTACCCTTAAACCAGGGAAACGGTATTGGCTCACCATAGCAGCTGTCAATGGAGCTGGAGTAGGAATGCTGAGTGACCCCCATGGATTTGTCATCA aCCCACAAATTGGAAGCTCCCATGAGTCAGACAGCCAGAGAGGGGATCTGTCTCAGGTCCTGGCTATGCTTCAGGACCCAGTGTTGATCGGCAGCATTGGTGCCCTCCTGTGGTGTGGTTTGATGGTTGCAGCTGTCTGCCTCTTCAAACATCACAGGGGGACAGGCCATCTGATACCGGGACGTGGCAGGGCTAAAG gtTTGCACAGACTAGCCAGTGAAGAcctcatcataaaacacag GATGGCAGCTCCAGACTCCCCTTGGATCTCTGGAGCCTGGAGACCTGCCCTCAACCAGAAGTATCAGGACTTATGGGCCCAAGGTCAGAAACATCCAGGGATCAGGAGCACTA GCCTCCCAGTCTCATCCAAGAAGGACCCCAGCTGCCTGGATTCAGCTGTCCCCATTGTGACCGACAGCTGTGGTGTCTATGGCACATTTTATGTGGACCTAATGGGCAATGGCCTCAAGACCTTCAACAGTCCCGGGCGTTGCCCTAAAATGCCTCATGGCCTGCTCCATCAGCAAGGAACTGAGACCATCCAGATATTCACCCAGCCTGTTGCAACAACCTCAGCCCTTGGTAGCCAGGAGGTGCTACCATGGAAACAGGCCATACGTCCCCAGCCTAAGATGGGTGTGCTGAGGGAGTCATGGGAAAAGAACCACAGCAAGCAAG AGTTGCATGCAGTGAACAGTGTCCCCATAGTGCCAACCAGGAACCAGGCTTGTCCTTCCAGCATGTACAAACAGAGACTCAGTCACATACCATCACGCCAGCATG CTGGACACCCGGAGTGTAGTAAAGTTGCTGGTTGTCCTCGCCTGCTGCACTACTCTGCATCATTACACCTGGTGGACATgctcccccctccaccaccaatACCCAAAGAGGACaccatggacacacacagcctcacctcAGATGAAGG CTCCAGTCGTTCTACGAAGCTAACAGTGGACATGGGCTCTCTCCAGTCACTGTGTGCTGCATCAGGCCACTGTGGGCAACCAGgacccaccaccaccaacaccaactGCCCATCCTACAGCCACCTTTCTACTGCATCATACTACATGTCAGTGGATGATGACCAGGGTGGTACACTGACTGCAGAGGAAGCTACCCAGTATCTGGAGCTGAGTCCTAAACCTGAGAGATGCAG CAGCGCCCTGCCTGAGCAGCGTCCCTCCCTGCCCCATCCCTTCTCCCCCACCCTGGGCTACATCTGTGGGCCAGTCCACTCCACTCAGATGGAGGATGATCCTGCCACCGATGAACATGAGGCCCCACCTATTGGTTTGCGACATGCCCGCCTGCAGAGCTCGCCTTCCTCCTGCTACAGTGAATGGGACAGCTCACTGTGGAACACCTGGAGCTCAGTCATGGACGGCAACATGGCCAGCACTCGCACCAGCCTCATCAGCTCAGTGGACAGCTGCTACACTAATGACAGCACCAACTTTGCCCGCTTGCTTGCTTTGGCAGCAGAGACCATGAGTGGAACCTCATTGTCAG aCTTCTCTCCGCCAGCCTCCCCCCTCAGCGCCTTGTATCCTTCATTTCGTGCAGAAAGCGACTCCTTCGGGGAGCTGGAGCCTGTTCCTGCGTGGGACTGGAACATGGCCTGGGTGGAGGAAATGGAGGCTAAGTACAGATCACACTATCCTGACAGACAAACCAGACCCTTTGACGCTTAG
- the robo4 gene encoding roundabout homolog 4 isoform X3, translating to MRVAAWLLWVIWFYTWAEYSQRCKCQDVCATEPGLNKGSKSQVNEHVLHGVRHQHTPHRSRPHRRKGSRVRAEETPPRIVHHPSDVVVKVGNPATLSCRADGSPKVTIEWLRNGQPLEMTKGDGLQPIALSEGSLFFLSVGDGRRGPSHEGVYTCVARNSAGKATSRNASLYVAVLQEEFSVQPSDVEVAEGEVAILNCGPPLGHPEPNVIWKKDGFPISSTDHYYTVLSGRLIIAPAQKNHSGAYVCVASNIAGVRKSRAARLSVLAKPVLVLKPENVSVRMGESAQFYCQAKGDPSPAVVWSREQGPLPNGRYLVNPDQTLQIHYVTAQDAGRYTCTAANDVGVATASAQLQVEEAASTKQKDLHKELSALRVALENVTIVAPGSNTSQVQWKLQSLPAQPHYLDGFEVLYRSLLPASSDWAAKKVTLPSFQTQVGPLKRGYKYEFKVRPYGSNLYGRESNTRLLRVPERVPSASPLSVSITVSHEQNNTIHLSWGPPPPDTHNGIIQGYQVWCVESEEQRYQNWTVDSGQHNLDISTLKPGKRYWLTIAAVNGAGVGMLSDPHGFVINPQIGSSHESDSQRGDLSQVLAMLQDPVLIGSIGALLWCGLMVAAVCLFKHHRGTGHLIPGRGRAKGLHRLASEDLIIKHRMAAPDSPWISGAWRPALNQKYQDLWAQGQKHPGIRSTSLPVSSKKDPSCLDSAVPIVTDSCGVYGTFYVDLMGNGLKTFNSPGRCPKMPHGLLHQQGTETIQIFTQPVATTSALGSQEVLPWKQAIRPQPKMGVLRESWEKNHSKQAGHPECSKVAGCPRLLHYSASLHLVDMLPPPPPIPKEDTMDTHSLTSDEGSSRSTKLTVDMGSLQSLCAASGHCGQPGPTTTNTNCPSYSHLSTASYYMSVDDDQGGTLTAEEATQYLELSPKPERCSSALPEQRPSLPHPFSPTLGYICGPVHSTQMEDDPATDEHEAPPIGLRHARLQSSPSSCYSEWDSSLWNTWSSVMDGNMASTRTSLISSVDSCYTNDSTNFARLLALAAETMSGTSLSDFSPPASPLSALYPSFRAESDSFGELEPVPAWDWNMAWVEEMEAKYRSHYPDRQTRPFDA from the exons GTTCCAGAGTTCGTGCAGAGGAGACACCACCCCGCATTGTCCACCACCCCTCTGACGTGGTGGTGAAAGTGGGGAATCCTGCCACACTCTCCTGCCGGGCGGATGGCAGCCCCAAGGTGACCATCGAGTGGCTGCGAAATGGCCAGCCTTTGGAGATGACCAAGGGAGATGGATTGCAGCCCATAGCTTTGTCAGAGGGGAGCCTCTTCTTCCTGAGCGTAGGAGACGGCAGACGAGGGCCGTCGCATGAAGGTGTCTACACCTGTGTGGCCAGAAACAGTGCAGGCAAGGCCACCAGCCGGAATGCATCTCTGTATGTTGCAG TGTTGCAGGAAGAGTTCAGTGTGCAGCCCAGTGATGTGGAGGTGGCAGAGGGGGAGGTGGCCATCTTAAACTGTGGACCCCCATTGGGACACCCTGAACCTAATGTTATCTGGAAGAAGGACGGTTTTCCCATCAGCAGCACTGATCATTACTACACT GTGCTGAGTGGGAGGCTTATCATCGCTCCTGCACAGAAGAACCACTCtggtgcttatgtgtgtgtggctagcAACATTGCGGGAGTGAGAAAGAGCAGGGCAGCTCGACTTTCTGTGTTGG CCAAACCTGTGTTGGTGCTGAAGccagaaaatgtttctgtgaggATGGGGGAGTCTGCCCAGTTCTACTGCCAAGCTAAAGGTGACCCCTCACCTGCTGTGGTCTGGAGCAGGGAGCAGGGGCCTCTGCCCAACGGCAG GTATCTTGTAAACCCAGACCAGACCCTCCAAATCCATTATGTGACAGCCCAGGATGCTGGGAGGTACACCTGCACTGCTGCCAATGATGTAGGTGTGGCCACTGCCAGCGCACAGCTACAAGTTGAAG AGGCTGCCAGCACTAAACAGAAAGACCTCCACAAAGAGCTGTCAGCCCTGCGAGTTGCTCTGGAAAATGTCACCATTGTGGCCCCTGGGTCTAACACATCCCAAGTACAATGGAAG CTCCAGTCCCTCCCAGCCCAGCCGCATTACCTTGATGGCTTTGAGGTTCTCTATCGttctctgctgcctgccagCTCTGACTGGGCAGCAAAGAAGGTGACACTGCCCAGCTTCCAGACTCAGGTGGGCCCCTTGAAGAGAGGCTACAAGTATGAGTTCAAAGTTCGTCCCTATGGCAGCAACTTGTATGGGAGGGAGAGCAACACCCGCCTCCTAAGAGTCCCTGAGAGGG TGCCCAGTGCCTCCCCACTGAGTGTGTCCATAACAGTGAGCCATGAGCAGAATAATACCATCCATTTGAGCTGggggcctcctcctcctgacaccCACAATGGTATCATACAGGGTTACCAG gtGTGGTGTGTGGAGTCTGAGGAGCAGCGGTACCAAAACTGGACAGTGGATAGTGGCCAACACAACCTTGACATCTCTACCCTTAAACCAGGGAAACGGTATTGGCTCACCATAGCAGCTGTCAATGGAGCTGGAGTAGGAATGCTGAGTGACCCCCATGGATTTGTCATCA aCCCACAAATTGGAAGCTCCCATGAGTCAGACAGCCAGAGAGGGGATCTGTCTCAGGTCCTGGCTATGCTTCAGGACCCAGTGTTGATCGGCAGCATTGGTGCCCTCCTGTGGTGTGGTTTGATGGTTGCAGCTGTCTGCCTCTTCAAACATCACAGGGGGACAGGCCATCTGATACCGGGACGTGGCAGGGCTAAAG gtTTGCACAGACTAGCCAGTGAAGAcctcatcataaaacacag GATGGCAGCTCCAGACTCCCCTTGGATCTCTGGAGCCTGGAGACCTGCCCTCAACCAGAAGTATCAGGACTTATGGGCCCAAGGTCAGAAACATCCAGGGATCAGGAGCACTA GCCTCCCAGTCTCATCCAAGAAGGACCCCAGCTGCCTGGATTCAGCTGTCCCCATTGTGACCGACAGCTGTGGTGTCTATGGCACATTTTATGTGGACCTAATGGGCAATGGCCTCAAGACCTTCAACAGTCCCGGGCGTTGCCCTAAAATGCCTCATGGCCTGCTCCATCAGCAAGGAACTGAGACCATCCAGATATTCACCCAGCCTGTTGCAACAACCTCAGCCCTTGGTAGCCAGGAGGTGCTACCATGGAAACAGGCCATACGTCCCCAGCCTAAGATGGGTGTGCTGAGGGAGTCATGGGAAAAGAACCACAGCAAGCAAG CTGGACACCCGGAGTGTAGTAAAGTTGCTGGTTGTCCTCGCCTGCTGCACTACTCTGCATCATTACACCTGGTGGACATgctcccccctccaccaccaatACCCAAAGAGGACaccatggacacacacagcctcacctcAGATGAAGG CTCCAGTCGTTCTACGAAGCTAACAGTGGACATGGGCTCTCTCCAGTCACTGTGTGCTGCATCAGGCCACTGTGGGCAACCAGgacccaccaccaccaacaccaactGCCCATCCTACAGCCACCTTTCTACTGCATCATACTACATGTCAGTGGATGATGACCAGGGTGGTACACTGACTGCAGAGGAAGCTACCCAGTATCTGGAGCTGAGTCCTAAACCTGAGAGATGCAG CAGCGCCCTGCCTGAGCAGCGTCCCTCCCTGCCCCATCCCTTCTCCCCCACCCTGGGCTACATCTGTGGGCCAGTCCACTCCACTCAGATGGAGGATGATCCTGCCACCGATGAACATGAGGCCCCACCTATTGGTTTGCGACATGCCCGCCTGCAGAGCTCGCCTTCCTCCTGCTACAGTGAATGGGACAGCTCACTGTGGAACACCTGGAGCTCAGTCATGGACGGCAACATGGCCAGCACTCGCACCAGCCTCATCAGCTCAGTGGACAGCTGCTACACTAATGACAGCACCAACTTTGCCCGCTTGCTTGCTTTGGCAGCAGAGACCATGAGTGGAACCTCATTGTCAG aCTTCTCTCCGCCAGCCTCCCCCCTCAGCGCCTTGTATCCTTCATTTCGTGCAGAAAGCGACTCCTTCGGGGAGCTGGAGCCTGTTCCTGCGTGGGACTGGAACATGGCCTGGGTGGAGGAAATGGAGGCTAAGTACAGATCACACTATCCTGACAGACAAACCAGACCCTTTGACGCTTAG